The proteins below come from a single Streptomyces tubercidicus genomic window:
- a CDS encoding flavin reductase family protein, with product MRTDFDPAAMSRNEFYKLLTAVVVPRPIAWISTISPDGASANLAPHSFFTIASVAPPVVQFTSVGRKDTLRNVEATGQFVVNLAPEGLFEQINDTGTDFPHGVSEFEAAGVGSEPSLRVKPPRVAASPVALECEVHTTLGIGDSTVVFGRVVHGVVSQDVLVDGHPEISRLKPMSRLGKDEWGTLGDVREISRIRHADWQGPASAR from the coding sequence ATGCGCACTGACTTTGACCCCGCCGCAATGTCCCGCAACGAGTTCTACAAGCTTCTGACCGCGGTGGTCGTTCCGCGGCCCATCGCCTGGATCTCGACGATCAGCCCTGATGGTGCCTCCGCGAACCTGGCCCCGCACTCCTTCTTCACCATCGCCAGCGTCGCGCCGCCCGTCGTGCAGTTCACTTCCGTCGGGCGCAAAGACACTTTGCGCAACGTCGAGGCGACCGGACAGTTCGTGGTGAACCTCGCGCCGGAGGGACTCTTCGAGCAGATCAATGACACGGGTACGGATTTCCCGCACGGGGTGAGCGAGTTCGAGGCAGCTGGGGTCGGCTCCGAGCCGAGTCTGCGGGTCAAGCCGCCGCGGGTGGCGGCCTCGCCGGTGGCGCTGGAGTGCGAGGTGCACACCACGCTGGGAATCGGTGACTCCACCGTTGTGTTCGGGCGCGTGGTGCATGGGGTCGTCTCACAGGACGTACTGGTCGACGGTCACCCGGAAATCTCCAGGCTGAAGCCCATGTCACGGCTGGGGAAGGACGAGTGGGGGACGCTCGGCGACGTACGCGAGATCTCCCGCATCCGCCATGCGGACTGGCAGGGGCCGGCGAGCGCTCGATAG